A genomic region of Oncorhynchus mykiss isolate Arlee chromosome 16, USDA_OmykA_1.1, whole genome shotgun sequence contains the following coding sequences:
- the LOC110492598 gene encoding G-protein coupled receptor 61-like — protein MEPPSDTSSSPWDTSNSLSRSPGPWLPALPASLHPNVSFPVGIGASGAPLSLTHSLALVAMLLMDLLAVVGNLAVMAVITKTLQLRKFAFVFHLCLVDLLAALVLMPLGMLSDRILVHDEALCQSYLCLSVGLVSAAILSISAINVERYYYIVHPMRHEVKMTVGVVVAVLVGIWVKAIVMSALPLLGWVPQGNQGVGDGLGIGLGSPMIPGPPSQRRCSLHWTGGGGTTRLIFMVFFTFVYFLCTVLIILIVYCNMFKVARVAAMQHGPLPTGMDTPGPRPHRSESLSSHSTMVVSLGGPGGPCPPLRTPSQRTFNGGKAAAVLVAVGGQFLCCWLPYFSFHLYAALVSTPQASLVSTQLEEVVTWIGYFCFTSNPFFYGCLNRQIRTELGRSLACLFKRAGPGDGDQLASREASIEENFLQFLQGTGCNLEPSTQAHSRASRPEEEAGERGPLRDVPRQDNTLVQEHTPVDFHIPGQIIEKTSEFLEQQDLNLNDDINLADNCCRVNRTVLDSA, from the exons ATGGAGCCTCCTTCTGACACCTCCAGTTCCCCCTGGGACACCTCCAACTCCCTCTCCAGATCTCCAG GGCCATGGCTCCCAGCCCTCCCAGCATCGCTGCACCCCAACGTGAGTTTTCCTGTGGGCATCGGCGCCAGCGGAGCCCCCCTGTCCCTGACCCACTCCCTGGCCCTGGTTGCCATGCTCCTCATGGACCTCCTGGCCGTCGTTGGCAACCTAGCTGTCATGGCCGTCATCACCAAGACGCTGCAGCTGAGGAAGTTCGCCTTCGTGTTCCATCTGTGTCTGGTCGACCTACTGGCGGCTCTGGTTCTGATGCCTCTGGGGATGCTGTCGGACCGGATCTTGGTGCATGATGAGGCACTCTGCCAGAGCTACCTCTGCCTGAGTGTAGGGCTGGTCAGTGCTGCCATTTTGTCTATCTCAGCCATCAACGTGGAGAGGTATTACTACATCGTCCACCCGATGCGCCATGAGGTGAAAATGACAGTAGGGGTGGTTGTGGCAGTGTTAGTCGGGATCTGGGTCAAAGCTATTGTGATGTCAGCTCTGCCTCTACTGGGCTGGGTGCCCCAGGGAAACCAGGGGGTAGGTGACGGACTTGGAATAGGACTAGGGAGTCCCATGATCCCGGGTCCTCCAAGCCAAAGACGTTGCTCCCTACACTGGACTGGAGGAGGAGGGACCACACGATTAATCTTCATGGTCTTCTTCACCTTTGTCTACTTCCTGTGTACAGTACTGATCATCCTTATTGTGTACTGTAACATGTTTAAAGTAGCTCGGGTGGCAGCCATGCAGCATGGCCCCTTACCTACCGGGATGGACACACCTGGTCCCCGCCCTCACCGCTCCGAGTCCCTCAGCAGCCACTCCACCATGGTTGTCAGCTTGGGGGGCCCTGGGGGCCCATGTCCTCCACTCCGCACCCCCAGTCAGAGGACCTTCAACGGGGGTAAAGCCGCGGCAGTCCTGGTGGCGGTTGGAGGCCAGTTCCTATGCTGCTGGCTGCCTTACTTCTCCTTCCACCTGTACGCCGCCCTGGTCTCTACCCCCCAGGCCTccctggtctctacccagctggaAGAAGTCGTGACCTGGATTGGTTACTTCTGCTTCACCTCCAACCCTTTCTTCTACGGCTGTCTGAACCGGCAGATCCGCACGGAGCTGGGCCGAAGCCTGGCCTGTCTCTTTAAGCGGGCGGGGCCGGGCGATGGGGATCAGCTGGCCAGCAGAGAGGCCTCCATCGAGGAGAACTTCCTCCAGTTCCTTCAGGGGACAGGGTGCAATCTGGAGCCCTCCACCCAGGCACACAGCAGGGCTAGCAGGCCCGAGGAGGAGGCGGGGGAGAGGGGCCCTCTTCGAGATGTACCTCGTCAGGACAATACTCTGGTCCAGGAACACACGCCTGTTGACTTCCACATCCCTGGACAGATTATCGAGAAGACCTCGGAGTTCTTGGAGCAGCAGGATCTGAATCTGAACGATGACATCAACCTAGCGGACAACTGCTGCAGAGTAAACAGGACCGTGCTGGACAGTGCCTGA